One segment of Pseudodesulfovibrio sp. 5S69 DNA contains the following:
- the fcl gene encoding GDP-L-fucose synthase yields the protein MDSSARIFVAGHRGLVGSAIVRRLEAEGADNLLLRTRAELDLTDQAAVRGFFERERPEYVFLAAAKVGGIHANDAYPADFIRDNLLIQTNIIDAAFQSGTRKLLFLGSSCIYPREAPQPIPEGALLTGPLEPTNQWYAVAKIAGIKLCQALRRQYGFDAISAMPTNLYGPGDNFHTENSHVIPGLLRRFHEAKAADADAVEVWGTGNPLREFLHVDDLADGLVFLMHEYSGEEIVNVGSGREVTIRELAETVANVVGFQGKIRFIRPEMDGTPRKLVDSARIRAMGWSPAIDLEPGLAGTYEWYVNNRIEKGGA from the coding sequence ATGGATTCGAGCGCGCGCATTTTCGTGGCCGGGCATCGCGGCCTGGTGGGATCGGCCATCGTCCGCCGGCTCGAGGCCGAAGGGGCGGACAACCTGCTCCTGCGCACCCGCGCCGAGCTGGACCTGACGGATCAGGCGGCCGTGCGCGGCTTCTTCGAGCGCGAGCGGCCCGAATACGTATTTCTCGCCGCGGCCAAAGTCGGCGGCATCCACGCCAACGACGCCTACCCGGCGGACTTCATCCGCGATAACCTGCTGATCCAGACCAACATCATTGACGCGGCCTTCCAGTCCGGGACGCGCAAGCTTCTCTTCCTCGGCTCGTCGTGCATCTACCCGCGCGAGGCCCCGCAGCCCATTCCCGAAGGCGCCCTGCTGACCGGGCCGCTGGAGCCGACCAACCAGTGGTACGCCGTGGCCAAGATCGCGGGCATCAAACTCTGCCAGGCCCTGCGGCGCCAGTACGGCTTCGACGCCATCAGCGCCATGCCGACCAATCTGTACGGGCCGGGCGACAATTTTCACACCGAGAACTCCCACGTCATCCCCGGCCTGCTGCGGCGCTTCCATGAGGCCAAGGCGGCGGACGCGGACGCGGTCGAGGTCTGGGGCACCGGCAACCCTCTGCGCGAGTTCCTGCACGTGGACGACCTGGCCGACGGGCTGGTCTTCCTGATGCATGAATACTCCGGCGAGGAGATCGTCAACGTCGGCTCCGGCCGCGAGGTGACCATCCGCGAGTTGGCCGAGACCGTGGCCAACGTGGTGGGATTTCAGGGCAAGATCCGGTTCATTCGTCCCGAGATGGACGGCACCCCGCGCAAGCTGGTGGATTCGGCCCGCATCCGGGCCATGGGCTGGAGTCCGGCCATCGACCTGGAGCCGGGGCTGGCCGGGACCTACGAATGGTACGTCAACAACCGCATCGAAAAGGGCGGGGCATAA
- a CDS encoding glycosyltransferase family 2 protein, giving the protein MREAKKISVVVPTYNQAQYLWPCLDSIWFQDYPNLEIIVVADPSPDNTAEVLADFQQAVKTDTVSHAARLADDGTVIRAEYPRYRAEGRELVIFESETRLGHTPAYNKGFELATGDYCTYIASDDLCHPQMLSEMAGPLDRDEADFVFSDMFVVDDAMRVLREFRLPDYSFEKSFCDWYLCGVSKLYRRSLHERFGYYDNNYTANDHECFLRFALNGARFQHLPKTLYSVRSHDQRGQDVHSEASWKKLLAESSGLVEKARGFAARQGLLGDR; this is encoded by the coding sequence ATGCGCGAAGCCAAGAAGATTTCCGTGGTCGTGCCGACCTACAACCAGGCCCAGTACCTCTGGCCGTGCCTGGACTCCATCTGGTTCCAGGACTACCCGAACCTCGAGATCATCGTGGTGGCGGACCCGTCGCCCGACAACACCGCCGAGGTCCTGGCCGATTTTCAGCAGGCCGTGAAGACCGACACCGTGTCGCACGCCGCCCGGCTGGCCGACGACGGCACCGTGATCCGGGCCGAGTACCCCCGGTACCGCGCCGAGGGCCGCGAGCTGGTCATCTTCGAGAGCGAAACCCGGCTGGGCCACACGCCCGCCTACAACAAGGGGTTCGAGCTGGCCACGGGCGACTACTGCACCTACATCGCCTCGGACGACCTCTGCCACCCGCAGATGCTCTCGGAGATGGCCGGGCCGCTCGACCGCGACGAGGCGGATTTCGTCTTCTCGGACATGTTCGTGGTGGACGACGCCATGCGCGTCCTGCGCGAATTTCGGCTACCGGACTACAGCTTCGAGAAGAGCTTCTGCGACTGGTACCTGTGCGGCGTCTCCAAGCTCTACCGCCGCTCCCTGCACGAGCGCTTCGGCTACTACGACAACAACTATACGGCCAACGACCACGAATGCTTTCTGCGCTTCGCCCTGAACGGCGCGCGCTTCCAGCACCTCCCCAAGACCCTCTACTCCGTGCGCAGCCACGACCAGCGCGGCCAGGACGTGCACAGCGAGGCGAGCTGGAAAAAATTGCTGGCCGAGTCTTCGGGCCTGGTGGAGAAAGCGCGGGGATTTGCCGCGAGGCAGGGGCTTTTGGGCGATCGTTAG
- a CDS encoding cytidylyltransferase domain-containing protein → MDPTQNAPEGGKAIIYIPARANSSRLPGKALADLGGHPLIAYTVRVAKAIKGVDHVLVDTDSPAIREAALEYGAEVPFLRDRALAGDKTSLDQTVNVFMERVREVFGPVSKKISMLPTSPFRNVADVQELVDALENHLSVETVLATDSDLSTQYFVRDGEVHSLLEVSEYNPLQYHWIKGLGYFHAYYMAGTSPRHLWLYNNFKYHVLTNPVELIDIDTLSDLEVARRVMDANLYDFGMEMQ, encoded by the coding sequence ATGGACCCGACGCAAAACGCACCCGAAGGCGGCAAGGCCATCATCTACATCCCAGCGCGGGCCAATTCCTCCCGGCTGCCCGGCAAGGCTTTGGCAGACCTGGGCGGCCATCCGCTCATCGCCTACACCGTTCGGGTGGCCAAGGCGATCAAGGGCGTGGACCATGTCCTGGTGGACACGGACAGCCCGGCCATCCGCGAGGCGGCCCTGGAATACGGGGCCGAGGTGCCGTTCCTGCGCGACCGGGCCCTGGCCGGGGACAAGACCTCCTTGGACCAGACCGTCAACGTCTTCATGGAGCGCGTCCGTGAGGTCTTCGGCCCTGTGTCCAAAAAGATCAGCATGCTTCCCACCAGCCCGTTTCGGAACGTGGCCGATGTGCAGGAGCTGGTCGACGCCTTGGAAAACCACTTGTCGGTCGAAACGGTCCTGGCCACCGACTCGGACTTGTCCACCCAATATTTCGTTCGTGACGGGGAGGTCCATTCCCTGCTTGAGGTTTCGGAATACAACCCCCTGCAATACCATTGGATCAAGGGGCTGGGGTATTTCCATGCCTACTACATGGCCGGAACCTCTCCGCGGCATCTGTGGCTGTACAACAACTTCAAGTACCACGTGCTGACCAACCCGGTGGAACTCATCGACATCGACACCTTGAGCGACCTGGAGGTGGCCAGGCGGGTGATGGACGCCAACCTCTACGATTTCGGGATGGAGATGCAATGA
- the pseB gene encoding UDP-N-acetylglucosamine 4,6-dehydratase (inverting), with amino-acid sequence MLNGKNIILVGGTGSFGNKLVETVLARYKPSKVIVFSRGELKQYEMAQRFSRAEYRCMRYFIGDVRDLERLHRAFKDVDVVVNAAALKHVPIAEYNPEEAIKTNIMGAMNIVNAAIDAGVEKIINLSTDKASNPINLYGATKLCADKLFIAGNNLVGKQDTAFSVVRYGNVLGSSGSVIPFFRQKCQTGRLPVTDKRMTRFWISLQDGVDFVLDCLERMVGGEIFIPKLPSTSIVDLAKAIAPECEVDMIGIRPGEKLHEVLVPEDEARCTVEHDNHFVIQPDFEFFRRRFKADQYKPVPEGFSYASDTNPWKLDVSQIREILKRNHL; translated from the coding sequence ATGCTCAATGGGAAGAACATCATACTGGTCGGCGGCACCGGGTCGTTCGGCAACAAGCTGGTGGAGACGGTGCTGGCGCGGTACAAGCCGTCCAAGGTGATCGTCTTCAGCCGGGGCGAGCTCAAGCAGTACGAAATGGCCCAGCGCTTCAGCCGGGCCGAGTACCGTTGCATGCGCTATTTCATCGGCGACGTCCGTGATCTGGAACGCCTCCACCGCGCCTTCAAGGACGTGGACGTGGTCGTCAACGCGGCCGCCCTCAAGCACGTTCCCATTGCCGAATATAACCCGGAAGAGGCGATCAAGACCAACATCATGGGCGCAATGAACATCGTCAACGCGGCCATCGACGCGGGTGTCGAGAAAATCATCAACCTGAGTACGGACAAGGCTTCCAATCCGATCAACCTGTATGGGGCGACCAAGCTGTGCGCCGACAAGCTGTTCATCGCCGGGAACAACCTGGTGGGTAAGCAGGATACGGCATTTTCGGTCGTGCGTTACGGCAATGTGCTCGGCAGCAGCGGGAGCGTTATTCCGTTTTTCCGCCAGAAATGCCAGACAGGACGGTTGCCGGTTACGGACAAGCGCATGACCCGGTTCTGGATATCCCTCCAGGACGGCGTGGACTTCGTCCTGGACTGCCTGGAGCGGATGGTCGGCGGCGAGATTTTCATTCCCAAGCTGCCCAGCACGAGCATCGTGGATTTGGCCAAAGCCATCGCCCCGGAGTGTGAGGTCGACATGATCGGCATCCGGCCCGGCGAAAAGCTGCACGAAGTCCTGGTCCCGGAGGACGAGGCGCGCTGCACCGTGGAACACGACAACCACTTCGTTATCCAGCCCGATTTCGAATTCTTCCGCCGTCGATTCAAGGCGGACCAGTACAAGCCCGTGCCCGAGGGGTTCAGCTACGCCTCGGACACCAACCCATGGAAGCTGGACGTGTCTCAGATTCGCGAGATACTGAAAAGGAACCACCTGTAA
- a CDS encoding DegT/DnrJ/EryC1/StrS family aminotransferase: MKGIERTALAEILSAPQGEGVRMLMAGDVSLLTSREEILAAVDQCPEPEQAARTVADLLTAGRLTLASVDDATFVKALREDGASPAATGRTLLREAGVTEIVPSVHEQRPAYASYGRQQVTEADLRAVRRALLSDFLTCGPAVAEFEAAVSRLSGVAHGVAVSSGTAALHCAMHALGIRPGDEVIVPPLTFSATANCVRYLGGTPVFADIDPEFLTIDPASVAARITSRTKAVVAVDYAGQPCDYARLRELAGDHGLALAADACHSIGGSDNGRSVGTLADLTVYSFHPVKHLTCGEGGMVVTDDQSLADRARAFRSHGITRDFRDRASVGSHAYDIEEIGFNYRLPDINCALGLSQLDRLGVSIAIRQALAARYREGLAAIPGITAPSERAGVNHAYHLFVVQVDRDRFGLSRDELFTVLADRGIGVNVHYPPVHLLSAYRRELGTGPGLCPVAEAACERLLTLPLHPGMDAADVEYVVQSITEVGQ, encoded by the coding sequence ATGAAGGGCATAGAACGTACCGCTTTGGCAGAGATTTTGTCCGCCCCTCAAGGAGAGGGCGTACGGATGCTCATGGCCGGAGACGTCTCTTTATTGACTTCCCGCGAGGAAATCCTGGCCGCCGTGGATCAGTGCCCCGAACCTGAGCAGGCGGCCCGGACCGTGGCCGACCTGTTGACCGCAGGCCGTCTGACCCTGGCCTCGGTGGATGACGCGACCTTCGTCAAGGCCCTGCGCGAAGACGGGGCGAGCCCTGCCGCGACCGGGCGTACCCTGCTTCGCGAGGCGGGCGTGACTGAAATCGTTCCTTCAGTGCATGAACAACGCCCGGCCTACGCCTCCTATGGACGCCAGCAGGTGACCGAGGCGGATCTGCGGGCCGTGCGCCGTGCGCTCTTGTCCGATTTCCTGACCTGCGGCCCGGCTGTGGCCGAGTTCGAGGCGGCGGTCAGCCGTCTTTCGGGCGTGGCCCACGGGGTGGCCGTTTCCAGCGGCACGGCCGCGCTGCACTGCGCCATGCATGCCCTGGGTATCCGGCCCGGCGACGAGGTCATCGTCCCGCCCCTGACCTTTTCGGCCACGGCCAACTGCGTGCGCTATCTGGGCGGCACCCCGGTCTTTGCGGACATCGATCCGGAATTCCTGACCATCGACCCGGCCTCGGTGGCGGCGCGCATCACCTCCCGCACCAAGGCCGTGGTGGCCGTGGACTACGCGGGCCAGCCCTGCGATTACGCCCGGCTGCGGGAGCTCGCCGGGGATCATGGCCTGGCCCTGGCGGCCGACGCCTGCCACTCCATCGGCGGGTCGGACAACGGCCGTTCGGTCGGTACCCTGGCGGACCTGACCGTGTACAGTTTTCATCCGGTCAAGCACTTGACCTGCGGCGAGGGCGGCATGGTGGTCACCGACGACCAATCCCTGGCCGACCGGGCTCGCGCCTTCCGCAGCCACGGCATCACCCGCGATTTCCGCGACCGGGCCTCGGTCGGGAGCCACGCCTACGACATCGAGGAGATCGGCTTCAACTACCGGTTGCCGGACATCAACTGCGCCTTGGGCCTGTCCCAGCTCGACCGTCTGGGCGTGAGCATCGCCATACGGCAGGCTTTGGCGGCCCGCTACCGCGAGGGGCTGGCGGCCATCCCCGGCATTACCGCTCCTTCCGAGCGGGCCGGGGTCAACCACGCCTACCATCTTTTCGTCGTCCAGGTGGACCGCGACCGGTTCGGCCTGAGCCGCGACGAGCTCTTCACCGTCCTGGCCGACAGGGGCATCGGGGTCAATGTCCACTACCCGCCGGTGCACCTGCTCTCCGCCTACCGCCGCGAACTCGGCACCGGGCCGGGACTCTGCCCCGTGGCCGAGGCCGCCTGCGAACGACTTCTGACCCTGCCGCTCCACCCCGGCATGGACGCCGCGGACGTGGAATACGTGGTCCAAAGCATCACTGAGGTGGGGCAATGA
- a CDS encoding formyltransferase family protein encodes MSAVRIQLLGKGLNQDGWKPVIVLLESLGAACTVHEDHTTLDPSGDMIVLLGYDRMVPESLVAAPRLGTVLFHSSDLPEGRGWAPIYNTMIRGLGLTQTMLYAVEAADAGPIVAKARYPLAGNEIESEVRRIDDRLTLRMLETVLPDLLQGRVEGAVQDEGAATYWPRRTPEESRVTEDMSISDLLRHLRALPESAPAFIFIGARRFQLRLAAAEAGETFDPDRVVIERYYA; translated from the coding sequence ATGAGCGCGGTCCGTATTCAGCTTTTGGGCAAGGGCCTGAACCAGGACGGCTGGAAGCCGGTCATCGTCTTGCTGGAGTCCCTGGGCGCGGCCTGCACCGTTCACGAGGACCACACGACTCTGGACCCGTCCGGCGACATGATCGTCCTCCTGGGATACGACCGCATGGTTCCGGAATCCCTGGTTGCCGCGCCGAGGCTCGGCACCGTGCTTTTCCATTCCAGCGACCTTCCCGAGGGGCGGGGGTGGGCGCCCATATATAACACCATGATTCGCGGGCTGGGCCTGACCCAGACCATGCTCTACGCGGTCGAAGCGGCGGATGCCGGACCGATCGTGGCCAAGGCTCGGTATCCGCTGGCTGGTAACGAGATCGAGTCGGAGGTGCGGCGCATCGATGACCGATTGACCCTGCGGATGCTGGAAACGGTCCTGCCCGACCTCCTCCAAGGGAGGGTTGAAGGCGCGGTTCAGGATGAGGGAGCAGCCACTTACTGGCCCCGGCGCACTCCGGAGGAGTCGCGTGTCACCGAGGACATGTCCATTTCCGACCTGCTGCGCCACCTGCGTGCCTTGCCCGAGTCTGCGCCCGCCTTCATCTTTATCGGGGCAAGGCGGTTCCAGCTGCGTCTGGCGGCGGCCGAGGCGGGGGAAACCTTTGACCCGGACAGGGTCGTGATCGAGCGGTATTATGCGTGA
- a CDS encoding methyltransferase domain-containing protein produces the protein MRDQRDDNSTRRITVLCDAVSELGMGHLVRCSTLCRALAEAGAGVDMVLLHGGRADLVDLPGVDVRVMTVAPQDGPEAAREFLSLIPEDAALAVVDNYRLGREFYQTLRALCPELGVVAYDDFGEKAGLPLLGVINGGLSSAEVAYPGRYSLYSAVGLEYAALPERCLAVMPKADWAASVSRILLVMGGSDPERQTLRLARILETLDPALRIEAVLGPLFGERDPGFEALGPSVMVHEAPSDFLGLAASCDLAVTGGGSTCMELLYLGVPMAVLSLADNQDLMTETIERNRVGFSLGRFDKVSDRALHEALTSVLARPDELGTRARRGRETVDGQGASRLARRILAASDLFNGRGFGLAQVVREYHEASFNEHHHEMGLWGSEEGMRNRFRLAMQLLGPGREPSWLDVGCGPGDFLTEAAAALHPASFTGLDLCGRTLELARSVVLPDTETRLFEQDFLEPVQGEPFSLVTGLGVLHKCGHSLDTAARRLAGLVAPGGRLLLSTKHLGWKRFDDPDFLPYAGHAWFLPEQVASALARHGLEVPEIRGFEPRTGTWVPLGEAHSIMILAERRGA, from the coding sequence ATGCGTGATCAGAGGGACGACAATTCGACCCGGCGGATCACCGTCCTGTGCGACGCCGTGTCCGAACTGGGCATGGGCCATCTGGTGCGCTGCTCGACCCTGTGCCGCGCCCTGGCCGAGGCCGGTGCCGGGGTGGACATGGTCCTGCTGCACGGCGGGCGCGCGGACCTGGTCGATCTGCCCGGCGTGGACGTCCGGGTCATGACCGTTGCACCCCAGGACGGCCCGGAAGCGGCTCGTGAATTTTTGTCTCTCATCCCTGAAGACGCAGCCCTGGCCGTGGTGGACAACTACCGGCTCGGCCGCGAGTTCTATCAGACCCTGCGCGCGCTTTGCCCGGAGTTGGGCGTGGTCGCTTATGACGATTTCGGCGAGAAGGCAGGGCTGCCCCTGCTCGGGGTAATCAACGGCGGCCTCTCTTCGGCAGAGGTGGCCTACCCAGGCCGGTATTCCCTGTACTCGGCCGTGGGCCTGGAATACGCGGCCCTGCCCGAACGCTGCCTGGCGGTTATGCCCAAGGCGGACTGGGCTGCGTCGGTCTCCCGCATTCTTCTGGTCATGGGCGGCTCCGACCCCGAACGCCAGACTCTGCGCCTGGCCCGCATCCTGGAGACCCTGGATCCGGCTCTGCGGATTGAGGCCGTCCTCGGTCCCCTGTTCGGGGAGCGGGACCCGGGCTTCGAGGCCCTCGGCCCGTCCGTGATGGTGCACGAGGCACCATCGGATTTCCTCGGGCTGGCGGCCTCCTGCGACCTGGCCGTGACCGGCGGCGGGTCCACCTGCATGGAGCTGCTCTACCTGGGCGTGCCCATGGCCGTGCTCTCCCTGGCCGACAACCAGGACCTGATGACAGAGACCATTGAGCGCAACCGCGTCGGCTTCTCCTTGGGGCGGTTCGACAAGGTCTCCGACCGAGCATTGCACGAAGCCCTGACCAGCGTCCTGGCCCGTCCGGACGAACTGGGCACCCGAGCCCGGCGCGGCCGCGAGACCGTGGACGGACAGGGCGCTTCGCGTCTGGCCCGGCGCATCCTGGCTGCGTCCGACCTGTTCAACGGGCGCGGCTTTGGCCTGGCCCAAGTGGTCCGCGAGTACCATGAGGCGTCGTTCAACGAACACCACCATGAGATGGGGTTGTGGGGTTCGGAAGAGGGCATGCGTAACCGTTTTCGGCTGGCCATGCAGTTGCTCGGCCCGGGGCGGGAGCCGTCCTGGCTGGACGTGGGATGCGGCCCCGGCGATTTTCTGACCGAGGCGGCCGCCGCGCTGCATCCGGCTTCCTTCACCGGTCTGGACCTCTGCGGCCGGACCTTGGAGCTGGCTCGTTCGGTGGTCCTGCCGGACACGGAGACCCGCCTCTTCGAACAGGATTTTCTGGAGCCGGTCCAGGGTGAGCCGTTCTCCCTGGTCACCGGCCTCGGCGTGCTGCACAAGTGCGGCCATTCCCTGGACACGGCCGCCCGCCGACTGGCCGGGCTGGTCGCACCGGGCGGCAGGTTGTTGCTGTCCACCAAGCATCTCGGCTGGAAACGCTTCGACGACCCCGATTTTCTGCCCTATGCCGGGCACGCCTGGTTCTTGCCGGAGCAGGTGGCCTCGGCCCTGGCGCGACACGGTCTGGAGGTGCCCGAGATACGCGGCTTCGAGCCGAGGACCGGGACCTGGGTTCCCCTCGGGGAGGCCCATTCCATAATGATCCTGGCCGAGAGGAGGGGAGCATGA
- a CDS encoding amidohydrolase family protein has protein sequence MIDAHVYSVPLDLHAETPLVRDEGAVLAALHRHPEGPDALALSLPEAIAESMDRAGIDRSVLVSLPWTSLDLCRRNNDHVLAAAAGSDRFLAVCSVQALDSGWRTEVDRAREAGAVGIKINTGWQGGALDSSTTHDLARYVAESGLFLMTHVDHAFRASDTGPSGLYGLASACPGTRIVAAHLGGLLGLYTHHPPVAEALANVWFDTAVSSTLEMVRYYAQAGLGDRLLFGSDFPFNHSHSQAQVMAGLKALDLPQTALDGIMENNFLGLVERQRGRS, from the coding sequence ATGATCGACGCCCACGTCTATTCCGTGCCGCTGGATCTGCACGCAGAGACCCCGCTCGTTCGGGACGAGGGGGCGGTCCTGGCCGCGCTGCACCGCCACCCCGAGGGGCCGGACGCCCTGGCCTTGAGCCTGCCCGAGGCCATTGCCGAGTCCATGGACCGGGCCGGGATCGACCGCTCCGTGCTGGTCTCCCTGCCGTGGACGAGCCTCGACCTCTGCCGTCGCAACAACGACCACGTGCTGGCCGCAGCCGCCGGGTCCGATCGCTTTCTGGCCGTGTGCTCGGTCCAGGCCCTGGATTCGGGCTGGCGCACCGAGGTGGACCGGGCACGCGAGGCCGGAGCCGTGGGCATCAAGATCAACACGGGCTGGCAGGGAGGCGCACTCGATTCGTCCACGACGCATGATCTGGCTCGGTACGTCGCCGAAAGCGGACTCTTTCTAATGACTCATGTGGACCATGCCTTCCGGGCGTCCGATACCGGGCCGTCCGGGCTGTACGGGCTGGCCTCGGCCTGTCCCGGGACCCGGATCGTGGCCGCGCACCTGGGTGGGCTGCTCGGGCTGTACACGCACCATCCGCCTGTGGCCGAGGCCCTGGCCAACGTCTGGTTCGACACCGCCGTCTCCTCCACCCTGGAGATGGTCCGCTATTACGCCCAGGCGGGGTTGGGCGACCGGCTCCTGTTCGGCTCGGACTTTCCCTTCAACCACAGCCATTCCCAGGCGCAGGTGATGGCCGGGCTCAAGGCGCTCGATCTCCCGCAGACCGCGCTCGACGGCATCATGGAGAACAACTTTCTTGGGCTGGTGGAGCGGCAGAGGGGGCGGTCGTGA
- a CDS encoding WbqC family protein: protein MIVVSGHQPAYLPWLGLLHKASLCDVFVYMDDVQFLTRDFNHRNRVVTPSGQVLWLTVPVDRKGSPSDRLADIRIGRSQDRKGWQEEHSLTLRSCYGKAPYFKEYWPFFEWLYHDSEWTRLADLNLAMLKQAFDWFGLSPRIEIGSECGFTGRKSDLVLEHAETFGAEVVVTGAMGRDYIRIEDFEGKGIKVIFQEYNHPEYSQGRHAFASPMAFVDLLFRHGPQSAEIAFGQNMIKDELL, encoded by the coding sequence GTGATCGTGGTCAGCGGCCATCAGCCCGCCTACCTGCCGTGGCTCGGCCTGCTGCACAAGGCCAGCCTGTGCGACGTGTTCGTGTACATGGACGACGTCCAGTTCCTGACCCGGGATTTCAACCACCGCAACCGGGTGGTCACCCCCTCGGGCCAGGTCCTCTGGCTGACCGTGCCCGTGGACCGCAAAGGGTCGCCGTCCGACCGCCTCGCGGACATCCGCATCGGCCGTTCGCAGGACAGGAAGGGGTGGCAGGAGGAACACAGCCTGACGCTGCGCTCGTGCTATGGCAAGGCGCCGTATTTCAAGGAGTATTGGCCGTTCTTCGAATGGTTGTACCACGACAGTGAATGGACCCGCCTGGCTGATCTGAACCTGGCCATGCTCAAACAGGCCTTCGATTGGTTCGGGCTGAGTCCGCGCATCGAGATAGGTTCCGAGTGCGGGTTCACCGGGCGCAAGTCCGATCTGGTCCTGGAACATGCCGAGACCTTCGGGGCGGAAGTCGTCGTCACCGGGGCCATGGGGCGGGATTATATCAGGATCGAGGACTTCGAGGGCAAGGGGATCAAGGTGATTTTTCAGGAATACAACCACCCTGAATATTCCCAGGGTCGCCATGCATTCGCCTCGCCCATGGCCTTTGTGGACCTGTTGTTCCGTCACGGCCCTCAGAGCGCGGAGATCGCATTCGGGCAAAACATGATCAAGGATGAATTGTTGTGA
- a CDS encoding N-acetylneuraminate synthase family protein, with product MNSDFARTLTLGERVVGPGHPVFIIAEVGVNHNGDMDLAKKMVDVAADAGADCVKFQTFRSEEFMADRDMIYEYRNRGETVRESMYEMFKRLEFPLERHRELFDYARSKGVVPLTSVADPICMRAAIESGATALKLASEDLINLPLLGAVAAQGLPLILSTGMADEREVRDAMEILYENGCMDTAFLHCVSLYPTPDSEANLARMRDVANLTGAVTGYSDHTSGVEACLAATALGARILEKHFTLDRGMTGPDHAFSADPVEFRALVEGVRRVERQMGAGGLVPGPVEEHFRHEFRRSVVAARDLPAGAVLGPDDLALKRPGNGIHPRDMRSLCGRTLKAALRKDEQLTRETVE from the coding sequence GTGAACAGTGATTTCGCACGGACCCTGACTCTCGGCGAACGCGTCGTCGGCCCCGGCCATCCGGTGTTCATCATCGCGGAGGTCGGCGTGAACCATAACGGCGACATGGATCTGGCCAAAAAGATGGTGGACGTGGCGGCTGACGCCGGGGCGGATTGCGTCAAGTTTCAGACGTTCCGTTCCGAGGAGTTCATGGCCGACCGGGACATGATCTACGAATACCGGAATCGGGGCGAGACCGTTCGCGAGTCCATGTACGAGATGTTCAAGCGGCTGGAGTTCCCTCTGGAGCGCCATCGGGAGCTCTTTGACTACGCCCGAAGCAAGGGGGTCGTCCCCTTGACCTCGGTGGCCGATCCCATCTGCATGCGCGCCGCCATCGAGAGCGGGGCCACGGCCCTGAAGCTCGCCTCCGAGGACCTGATCAACCTGCCGCTGCTTGGCGCGGTGGCCGCACAGGGATTGCCGCTGATTTTGTCCACGGGTATGGCCGACGAAAGGGAGGTTCGGGATGCCATGGAAATCCTTTATGAAAACGGTTGCATGGATACCGCATTCCTGCACTGCGTCTCCCTCTATCCCACTCCGGACAGCGAGGCCAACCTAGCCCGTATGCGGGACGTGGCGAACCTGACCGGGGCCGTGACCGGATACTCCGATCACACCTCGGGCGTGGAGGCGTGCCTCGCGGCGACGGCGCTCGGGGCGCGCATCCTGGAAAAGCACTTCACCCTGGACAGGGGCATGACCGGCCCGGACCATGCCTTTTCCGCCGACCCGGTCGAGTTTCGCGCCCTGGTCGAAGGGGTGCGCAGGGTGGAGCGCCAAATGGGCGCGGGGGGCCTGGTGCCGGGTCCGGTCGAAGAGCATTTTCGGCATGAATTTCGCAGGTCAGTGGTTGCCGCACGGGATCTCCCGGCGGGCGCGGTCCTGGGACCGGACGATCTGGCCTTGAAGCGGCCGGGCAACGGCATTCACCCTCGGGATATGCGCTCGCTCTGCGGGCGGACCCTGAAAGCGGCCCTGCGCAAGGATGAACAGTTGACCAGGGAGACAGTCGAGTGA